A portion of the Manihot esculenta cultivar AM560-2 chromosome 2, M.esculenta_v8, whole genome shotgun sequence genome contains these proteins:
- the LOC110610177 gene encoding protein DGS1, mitochondrial isoform X1 → MEDHPSQDESKEVKTLVSFYSHYLWNRFSTILPSFYSNLLGKISNLRRRTARASSRRRRPCLPLPLPSYSPESSLVVKEASVVYEVLEDIMGHILVNLHNVEKNLRFWQSRAEGSNSRKLYFMIFERGPRAFIDGTVQLVQEYIADGPSMSQCASAYISERLAVLTTLRRVLATFLAEVYMEVDRCGEELVKDPEKSFPSLLVNVDSLFSNLEASIGHLHAARGADSSVGGSYSFPLLFDTLPEVNQGGSQWTKCEIADAINLVNKNIQKLDSYLSIIVAKHQKPKKVTQYWIRYTCGAVGLSVCSMWLLRHSRLMGSPDIDNWIRGAKDSTVSFFNEHVEQPLLSIRDELFETFRKRDKGVMELEEVQLTANSLHRMLLTFSEQTKGQKFPENASDQEMLEIVMARYEKELMHPIQNLLSGELARALLIQVQKLKLDIETAMLELDQILKANEINFAILAALPAFFISIVLLMLVRAWFKQDTKAEGRGRIARRQRRLILVEVEKKILQYQTFVDQGLEKESQCMFGLMLSSLDRLFHAVERHAKATGEWRCLRQDIIDLGKPSLQTTYKLVVTSRMERVYECLLPSLKQQ, encoded by the exons ATGGAGGATCATCCTTCTCAAGACGAATCCAAAGAGGTCAAAACCCTAGTCTCATTTTACTCTCACTATCTATGGAACCGATTCTCTACTATACTTCCTTCCTTCTACTCCAATCTTCTCGGGAAAATCTCCAATCTCCGCCGCCGAACAGCCCGTGCTTCTTCTCGCAGACGCAGGCCTTGCCTCCCTCTCCCCTTGCCCTCATACTCCCCTGAATCTTCTCT GGTCGTGAAAGAGGCTTCCGTGGTATATGAGGTGTTGGAGGATATAATGGGCCACATCTTAGTAAATTTGCATAATGTGGAAAAGAATTTGCGATTTTGGCAATCTAGAGCAGAG GGTTCCAATTCTCGCAAATTATACTTCATGATCTTCGAGAGAGGGCCTCGTGCTTTCATTGATGGAACAGTTCAGTTGGTGCAAGAATATATTGCTGATGGTCCTTCAATGAGCCAATGTGCATCTGCTTATATATCTGAGAGGCTGGCTGTTTTAACGACATTAAGACGTGTGCTTGCTACATTCTTGGCTGAG GTTTACATGGAAGTTGATAGATGTGGAGAAGAGTTGGTGAAGGATCCAGAAAAGTCATTCCCCTCGTTGCTAGTTAATGTTGACAGTTTATTCTCCAATTTGGAGGCATCAATTGGCCATCTACATGCAGCGCGCGGG GCTGATTCTTCTGTTGGTGGAAGCTACTCGTTCCCTTTACTATTTGATACACTTCCAGAAGTTAATCAAGGAGGCTCTCAGTGGACCAAATGTGAAATTGCAGATGCCATCAACTTggttaataaaaatatacagaAATTGGACTCCTACTTATCTATTATA GTTGCCAAACACCAAAAGCCAAAGAAAGTAACACAGTACTGGATTCGTTACACATGTGGTGCAGTCGGCCTATCTGTTTGTTCCATGTGGCTCCTAAGGCATAGTCGTTTGATGGGAAGTCCTGATATTGACAATTGGATTCGTGGTGCAAAGGACTCAACTGTTAGCTTCTTTAATGAACATGTGGAGCAACCG CTTTTGTCTATTAGAGATGAACTTTTTGAGACATTTAGGAAGAGAGACAAAGGAGTGATGGAGTTAGAAGAAGTGCAGCTGACTGCAAATTCTTTGCACAG AATGTTATTGACTTTTAGCGAGCAGACGAAAGGACAAAAGTTTCCAGAGAATGCATCAGATCAGGAAATGCTTGAAATAGTTATGGCAAG GTATGAAAAAGAACTTATGCACCCTATTCAAAATCTTCTAAGTGGGGAGCTTGCCCGTGCTCTGCTCATCCAG GTTCAGAAGTTAAAACTAGACATTGAGAC GGCAATGCTTGAACTGGATCAGATTCTCAAGGCAAATGAAATCAACTTTGCTATTCTAGCTGCCTTGCCAgcattttttatttctattgttctGCTGATGTTAGTCCGTGCATGGTTCAAACAG GATACTAAAGCAGAAGGAAGAGGAAGGATTGCTCGGCGCCAAAGGAGGCTAATCTTAGTGGAAGTTGAAAAAAAGATTTTGCAGTACCAAACATTTGTTGACCAAGGACTG gaAAAGGAGTCACAATGCATGTTTGGATTGATGTTATCCAGCTTGGATCGCCTGTTTCATGCTGTTGAGAGGCATGCAAAAGCAACTGGTGAATGGCGATG TTTGAGGCAGGATATTATTGATCTGGGAAAACCCAGCCTTCAAACTACGTATAAGCTTGTAGTGACATCACGAATGGAGCGTGTCTACGAGTGCTTGCTTCCTTCCTTAAAGCAGCAAtag
- the LOC110609639 gene encoding F-box/kelch-repeat protein At5g26960 codes for MSDSCNSRHFSWLMKSCFPNPQDPSKSLSPNPIHPIAISSNITTTLCSLPDDLLLECLSRVPSSSLPALSLVCRRWSYLLRSPAFLSLRRLHKLLHPTVFAFSASDSGLFAASLRFQDDRINIHGLGKVASSIPFQIASLDNISHSRLSAIGPRVYIIGRSGLLCYDTWSGTVSLRSSMIFPRKKFASAVVCGKIYVAGGGSRVAAVEEYNPESDTWAVVAHAPRRRFGCIGAAVDGVFYVIGGLKIGAVTGNEFSRLAAAGAEAHVYASSMDLYDVEAGVWLRSRAVPGGGCVVAACAAAGHVYILASHAVELSFWRFDARRQASGGGGFGEWCRMKSPPLPAQVRLDSIVRFSCVGVEDKVVLIQVNGCIDDLLRRSGRNIRGLKEGLILVYDSGRGEWSRGPDLPGVIRRAACVTVEC; via the coding sequence ATGTCAGACAGCTGCAATTCTCGCCACTTCTCGTGGCTAATGAAATCTTGCTTCCCCAATCCGCAAGACCCCAGCAAATCTCTCTCGCCAAATCCCATTCACCCCATCGCTATCTCCTCCAACATCACCACCACTCTCTGCTCTCTCCCCGATGACCTCCTCTTAGAATGCCTCTCCAGGGTCCCCTCCAGCTCCCTCCCTGCTCTCTCCCTTGTCTGCCGCCGCTGGTCTTACCTCCTTCGTTCCCCCGCTTTCCTCTCCCTTCGCCGCCTTCATAAACTCCTTCACCCCACTGTCTTCGCCTTCTCTGCTTCCGACTCTGGCCTCTTTGCTGCCTCTCTTCGCTTCCAAGATGATCGAATCAACATCCATGGACTCGGGAAGGTTGCTTCGTCTATTCCCTTTCAAATTGCTTCACTGGATAATATTTCCCATTCCCGATTGTCTGCAATTGGACCCAGAGTCTACATTATTGGGCGGAGTGGATTGCTGTGTTATGATACTTGGAGCGGCACTGTTTCACTCAGGTCTTCCATGATTTTCCCCAGGAAGAAATTCGCCAGTGCTGTGGTTTGTGGGAAAATATACGTTGCCGGAGGTGGATCACGGGTAGCGGCGGTTGAGGAGTATAACCCTGAAAGCGATACATGGGCAGTGGTGGCACACGCTCCCAGGAGGAGATTTGGGTGCATTGGGGCAGCCGTTGATGGTGTGTTCTATGTAATTGGAGGACTGAAAATTGGTGCAGTGACCGGAAATGAATTCTCACGCTTGGCCGCGGCAGGGGCAGAGGCTCATGTGTATGCAAGCTCAATGGACTTGTACGATGTGGAGGCAGGTGTATGGCTGAGGAGCCGAGCGGTTCCCGGCGGTGGGTGTGTGGTGGCAGCATGTGCAGCAGCAGGGCATGTTTACATTCTAGCCAGCCACGCGGTGGAGCTATCGTTTTGGCGATTTGACGCTCGTAGACAAGCAAGCGGCGGCGGTGGATTCGGTGAATGGTGTCGGATGAAAAGCCCTCCACTGCCAGCCCAAGTTAGACTAGACAGTATAGTGAGGTTCAGCTGCGTAGGAGTGGAAGACAAGGTGGTTCTGATTCAAGTTAACGGTTGCATTGACGATTTGTTGAGAAGGAGTGGAAGGAATATCAGGGGATTAAAGGAAGGATTGATTTTGGTTTACGATTCTGGCCGTGGCGAGTGGAGTAGAGGCCCAGATCTGCCGGGAGTGATTCGACGCGCCGCTTGTGTGACTGTGGAATGCTGA
- the LOC110609555 gene encoding probable ribose-5-phosphate isomerase 2, with product MAIPYPHFNFRASESVETGLSPLSPSPVILTQDELKKIAAYKAVEYVESGMVIGLGTGSTAKHAVDRIGELLRQGKLKNIIGIPTSKKTHEQALSLGIPLSDLDSYPNIDLAIDGADEVDPHLNLVKGRGGSLLREKMIEGACKKFVVIVDETKMVKYIGGSGLAMPVEIVPFCWKFTAKRLQELFGYAGCVAKLRTKGSNGKESGGEPFVTDNGNYIVDLYFKRDMGDLKAASDAILRLAGVVEHGMFLDMATTVIVAGELGVTIKNKHT from the coding sequence ATGGCCATTCCTTATCCTCATTTCAATTTTCGTGCCTCTGAATCCGTGGAGACAGGCTTGTCCCCTCTGTCTCCGTCCCCAGTAATACTAACCCAAGATGAACTCAAGAAAATCGCTGCCTACAAAGCCGTCGAGTATGTTGAATCCGGCATGGTTATTGGCCTCGGCACTGGCTCCACCGCTAAGCATGCTGTGGACCGAATTGGTGAGCTTTTGCGTCAAGGCAAGCTCAAGAACATTATCGGCATACCCACCTCAAAAAAGACCCACGAACAAGCTCTTTCTTTGGGAATCCCTTTGTCAGACCTTGACTCCTATCCAAATATCGATCTTGCAATTGATGGGGCCGACGAGGTTGATCCCCATCTCAATTTAGTGAAAGGCCGAGGTGGGTCCTTGTTGAGAGAGAAAATGATAGAGGGTGCTTGCAAGAAGTTCGTTGTAATTGTCGATGAGACTAAAATGGTGAAATATATTGGGGGTAGTGGGTTAGCTATGCCTGTTGAAATTGTGCCATTTTGTTGGAAATTCACTGCCAAGAGGTTGCAGGAGTTGTTTGGATACGCAGGTTGTGTGGCCAAGCTGAGGACCAAGGGTTCTAATGGCAAGGAGAGTGGTGGGGAGCCTTTTGTTACTGATAATGGGAATTATATTGTGGATTTGTACTTCAAGAGAGATATGGGGGACTTGAAAGCTGCGAGTGATGCAATTCTGAGGCTAGCAGGTGTTGTTGAGCATGGCATGTTTCTTGATATGGCAACTACAGTCATTGTTGCAGGGGAACTTggggtcactatcaagaataagcATACGTAG
- the LOC110609548 gene encoding cysteine desulfurase 1, chloroplastic — protein MMMDVMVFKLPSFKFLSPNSAAARSPAIIRCSLPRFSLSSIPALATTGREGDQTLSSLSLGHITRPDFPILHQEINGSKLVYLDNAATSQKPISVLKALQDYYETYNSNVHRGIHYLSAKATDEYELARKKVAAFINASESREIVFTRNATEAINLVAYSWGLANLKLGDEVILTVAEHHSAIVPWQIVAQRTGAILKFVTLNENDVPDMQNFKEIFSKNTKLVVVHHISNVLASFLPVEDIIQWARDVGAKVLIDACQSVPHMVVDVQQLDADFLVASSHKMCGPTGIGFLYGKSDLLSTMPPFLGGGEMISDVFLDHSTYADPPSRFEAGTPAIGEAIGLGAAIDYLSGIGMQKIHEYEVELANYLYESLCAVPNVDIYGPKPSETVHRAALCSFNVENIHPTDIATFLDQQHGVAIRSGHHCAQPLHRHLGVNASARASLYFYNTKEDVDAFIQALNDTISFFNSFK, from the exons ATGATGATGGATGTAATGGTGTTCAAACTCCCGTCATTTAAGTTCCTAAGCCCCAACTCAGCCGCCGCACGGAGCCCTGCAATTATACGGTGCAGCTTGCCTagattctctctctcttctatCCCCGCATTAGCTACTACTGGTAGAGAAGGCGACCAGACTCTTAGTTCCCTCTCCCTCGGTCATATCACTCGACCTGATTTCCCCATCCTTCACCAG GAGATAAATGGCTCCAAACTTGTGTACTTAGACAATGCTGCAACTTCCCAAAAGCCTATTTCAGTGTTGAAGGCTTTGCAGGATTACTATGAAACTTACAATTCAAATGTTCACCGGGGAATTCACTATTTAAG TGCAAAGGCAACTGATGAGTATGAGTTAGCCAGAAAGAAGGTCGCAGCCTTTATAAATGCTTCTGAGTCCAGAGAGATTGTTTTTACTAGGAATGCTACTGAAGCTATCAATTTGGTAGCTTACTCCTGGGGCCTTGCAAATTTGAAATTGGGAGATGAG GTTATACTTACAGTTGCTGAACATCATAGTGCAATTGTTCCATGGCAAATTGTAGCTCAGAGGACTGGTGCTATCTTGAAATTTGTAACTCTGAATGAAAATGACGTTCCAGATATGCAgaattttaaagaaatattCTCAAAGAATACAAAACTTGTAGTTGTTCATCACATCTCAAATGTTCTTG cTTCCTTCCTTCCTGTTGAAGACATAATCCAGTGGGCACGTGATGTTGGGGCTAAAGTGCTCATAGATGCTTGTCAAAGTGTTCCGCATATGGTGGTTGATGTCCAGCAACTTGATGCTGATTTTCTTGTTGCATCTTCTCACAAG ATGTGTGGGCCCACAGGCATAGGATTCTTATATGGTAAAAGTGATCTCTTGTCCACAAtgcctccatttttag GTGGTGGAGAAATGATCTCTGATGTATTTTTAGATCATTCTACTTATGCAGATCCTCCATCAAG ATTTGAGGCAGGAACTCCAGCAATCGGAGAAGCAATTGGGCTAGGAGCAGCAATTGATTATTTGTCCGGAATTGGCATGCAAAAGATTCATGAGTATGAG GTGGAGTTGGctaattatttatatgaaaGCCTCTGCGCTGTTCCCAATGTGGATATCTATGGCCCAAAACCTTCAGAAACCGTTCACCGTGCTGCTCTCTGTTCTTTCAATGTTGAGAATATTCACCCCACAGATATTGCAACCTTTCTGGACCAACAG CATGGAGTGGCTATCAGATCAGGTCACCATTGTGCTCAACCTCTTCATCGGCATTTAGGAGTAAATGCAAGTGCACGAGCTAGTCTCTATTTCTACAACACTAAAGAGGATGTTGATGCTTTCATTCAGGCACTCAATGACACCATTAGCTTCTTTAATTCTTTCAAGTAG
- the LOC110609640 gene encoding G2/mitotic-specific cyclin S13-7: protein MASNADVHNLQLKGEVKQKNVVADGRNRRVLKDIGNLVNDRALQAKKPVTDVRNVVGAGRGPVAARPVVEKLVEKKHAPETVIVISSDEESEKSKPAVRRLSKEGSRKQVKTLTSILTARSKAACGLAKRPEESLVNIDASDVENELAAVEYVDDIYKFYKLTEADGRVHDYMHLQPDINAKMRSILVDWLVEVHRKFELMPETLYLTINIMDRFLAVKVVPRKELQLVGISSMLIACKYEEIWAPEVGDFICISDNAYTREQVLAMEKSILGKLEWYLTVPTPYVFLVRYIKASVLSDKEMENMVFFLAELGLMQYPVVIMYCPSLIAASAVYAARCSLDKSPFWTETLKHHTGYSEDMLMDCAKLLVKFHSASAESKLKAVHKKFSSAERGAVAFLTPAKSLLAQSL, encoded by the exons ATGGCTTCGAATGCTGATGTTCATAATCTACAGCTAAAAG GAGAAGTAAAGCAGAAGAACGTTGTAGCAGATGGAAGGAATAGGAGAGTACTTAAAGACATTGGTAATCTGGTGAATGATCGTGCTTTACAAGCAAAG AAACCAGTCACAGATGTTAGAAACGTGGTTGGAGCTGGGAGAGGCCCTGTGGCTGCAAGGCCAGTTGTAGAAAAGCTAGTTGAGAAGAAACATGCACCTGAGACGGTGATTGTGATAAGCTCTGACGAAGAAAGTGAGAAGAGTAAACCTGCTGTCAGAAGATTATCAAAAGAAGGGTCAAGGAAGCAAGTGAAAACTCTGACTTCAATCTTGACTGCTCGGAGCAag GCTGCATGTGGACTTGCCAAAAGGCCAGAGGAGTCACTGGTGAACATAGATGCATCTGATGTTGAGAACGAGTTGGCGGCGGTTGAATATGTCGATGATATCTATAAGTTCTACAAGCTCACAGAa GCTGATGGTAGGGTGCATGACTACATGCACTTGCAGCCTGACATAAATGCAAAGATGAGATCAATTCTCGTGGATTGGTTGGTTGAAGTTCATCGCAAATTTGAACTCATGCCAGAAACTCTTTACCTTACTATTAATATAATGGATCGATTCCTTGCGGTAAAGGTTGTACCAAGGAAGGAACTTCAATTGGTTGGCATCAGTTCAATGCTCATTGCATGCAAGTATGAAGAAATATGGGCACCAGAG GTTGGTGACTTTATCTGCATATCAGACAACGCCTATACTAGAGAACAGGTTCTGGCAATGGAAAAATCTATCCTGGGAAAGTTGGAATGGTATTTAACTGTTCCTACGCCATATGTCTTCCTTGTTAGATACATCAAAGCATCAGTTCTATCTGATAAGGAG ATGGAGAACATGGTGTTTTTCCTGGCTGAACTTGGTCTGATGCAATATCCAGTGGTCATCATGTACTGCCCCTCGTTGATTGCTGCATCGGCTGTGTATGCTGCACGGTGTTCCCTTGATAAGAGCCCATTTTGGACTGAAACTCTGAAGCATCACACTGGATACAGTGAAGATATGTTAAT GGATTGTGCAAAGCTTCTGGTTAAATTTCATTCTGCATCTGCCGAAAGCAAGCTCAAGGCTGTGCATAAGAAATTCTCAAGTGCAGAACGGGGAGCTGTGGCTTTTCTTACCCCAGCCAAGAGTCTTTTGGCACAATCACTGTGA
- the LOC110610177 gene encoding protein DGS1, mitochondrial isoform X2 has protein sequence MEDHPSQDESKEVKTLVSFYSHYLWNRFSTILPSFYSNLLGKISNLRRRTARASSRRRRPCLPLPLPSYSPESSLVVKEASVVYEVLEDIMGHILVNLHNVEKNLRFWQSRAEGSNSRKLYFMIFERGPRAFIDGTVQLVQEYIADGPSMSQCASAYISERLAVLTTLRRVLATFLAEVYMEVDRCGEELVKDPEKSFPSLLVNVDSLFSNLEASIGHLHAARGADSSVGGSYSFPLLFDTLPEVNQGGSQWTKCEIADAINLVNKNIQKLDSYLSIIVAKHQKPKKVTQYWIRYTCGAVGLSVCSMWLLRHSRLMGSPDIDNWIRGAKDSTVSFFNEHVEQPLLSIRDELFETFRKRDKGVMELEEVQLTANSLHRMLLTFSEQTKGQKFPENASDQEMLEIVMARYEKELMHPIQNLLSGELARALLIQVQKLKLDIETAMLELDQILKANEINFAILAALPAFFISIVLLMLVRAWFKQDTKAEGRGRIARRQRRLILVEVEKKILQYQTFVDQGLLLDDTTFVYNDLLQYKL, from the exons ATGGAGGATCATCCTTCTCAAGACGAATCCAAAGAGGTCAAAACCCTAGTCTCATTTTACTCTCACTATCTATGGAACCGATTCTCTACTATACTTCCTTCCTTCTACTCCAATCTTCTCGGGAAAATCTCCAATCTCCGCCGCCGAACAGCCCGTGCTTCTTCTCGCAGACGCAGGCCTTGCCTCCCTCTCCCCTTGCCCTCATACTCCCCTGAATCTTCTCT GGTCGTGAAAGAGGCTTCCGTGGTATATGAGGTGTTGGAGGATATAATGGGCCACATCTTAGTAAATTTGCATAATGTGGAAAAGAATTTGCGATTTTGGCAATCTAGAGCAGAG GGTTCCAATTCTCGCAAATTATACTTCATGATCTTCGAGAGAGGGCCTCGTGCTTTCATTGATGGAACAGTTCAGTTGGTGCAAGAATATATTGCTGATGGTCCTTCAATGAGCCAATGTGCATCTGCTTATATATCTGAGAGGCTGGCTGTTTTAACGACATTAAGACGTGTGCTTGCTACATTCTTGGCTGAG GTTTACATGGAAGTTGATAGATGTGGAGAAGAGTTGGTGAAGGATCCAGAAAAGTCATTCCCCTCGTTGCTAGTTAATGTTGACAGTTTATTCTCCAATTTGGAGGCATCAATTGGCCATCTACATGCAGCGCGCGGG GCTGATTCTTCTGTTGGTGGAAGCTACTCGTTCCCTTTACTATTTGATACACTTCCAGAAGTTAATCAAGGAGGCTCTCAGTGGACCAAATGTGAAATTGCAGATGCCATCAACTTggttaataaaaatatacagaAATTGGACTCCTACTTATCTATTATA GTTGCCAAACACCAAAAGCCAAAGAAAGTAACACAGTACTGGATTCGTTACACATGTGGTGCAGTCGGCCTATCTGTTTGTTCCATGTGGCTCCTAAGGCATAGTCGTTTGATGGGAAGTCCTGATATTGACAATTGGATTCGTGGTGCAAAGGACTCAACTGTTAGCTTCTTTAATGAACATGTGGAGCAACCG CTTTTGTCTATTAGAGATGAACTTTTTGAGACATTTAGGAAGAGAGACAAAGGAGTGATGGAGTTAGAAGAAGTGCAGCTGACTGCAAATTCTTTGCACAG AATGTTATTGACTTTTAGCGAGCAGACGAAAGGACAAAAGTTTCCAGAGAATGCATCAGATCAGGAAATGCTTGAAATAGTTATGGCAAG GTATGAAAAAGAACTTATGCACCCTATTCAAAATCTTCTAAGTGGGGAGCTTGCCCGTGCTCTGCTCATCCAG GTTCAGAAGTTAAAACTAGACATTGAGAC GGCAATGCTTGAACTGGATCAGATTCTCAAGGCAAATGAAATCAACTTTGCTATTCTAGCTGCCTTGCCAgcattttttatttctattgttctGCTGATGTTAGTCCGTGCATGGTTCAAACAG GATACTAAAGCAGAAGGAAGAGGAAGGATTGCTCGGCGCCAAAGGAGGCTAATCTTAGTGGAAGTTGAAAAAAAGATTTTGCAGTACCAAACATTTGTTGACCAAGGACTG TTATTGGATGACACAACTTTTGTGTATAATGACCTTCTCCAATACAAACTGTAG
- the LOC110610177 gene encoding protein DGS1, mitochondrial isoform X3, whose protein sequence is MGHILVNLHNVEKNLRFWQSRAEGSNSRKLYFMIFERGPRAFIDGTVQLVQEYIADGPSMSQCASAYISERLAVLTTLRRVLATFLAEVYMEVDRCGEELVKDPEKSFPSLLVNVDSLFSNLEASIGHLHAARGADSSVGGSYSFPLLFDTLPEVNQGGSQWTKCEIADAINLVNKNIQKLDSYLSIIVAKHQKPKKVTQYWIRYTCGAVGLSVCSMWLLRHSRLMGSPDIDNWIRGAKDSTVSFFNEHVEQPLLSIRDELFETFRKRDKGVMELEEVQLTANSLHRMLLTFSEQTKGQKFPENASDQEMLEIVMARYEKELMHPIQNLLSGELARALLIQVQKLKLDIETAMLELDQILKANEINFAILAALPAFFISIVLLMLVRAWFKQDTKAEGRGRIARRQRRLILVEVEKKILQYQTFVDQGLEKESQCMFGLMLSSLDRLFHAVERHAKATGEWRCLRQDIIDLGKPSLQTTYKLVVTSRMERVYECLLPSLKQQ, encoded by the exons ATGGGCCACATCTTAGTAAATTTGCATAATGTGGAAAAGAATTTGCGATTTTGGCAATCTAGAGCAGAG GGTTCCAATTCTCGCAAATTATACTTCATGATCTTCGAGAGAGGGCCTCGTGCTTTCATTGATGGAACAGTTCAGTTGGTGCAAGAATATATTGCTGATGGTCCTTCAATGAGCCAATGTGCATCTGCTTATATATCTGAGAGGCTGGCTGTTTTAACGACATTAAGACGTGTGCTTGCTACATTCTTGGCTGAG GTTTACATGGAAGTTGATAGATGTGGAGAAGAGTTGGTGAAGGATCCAGAAAAGTCATTCCCCTCGTTGCTAGTTAATGTTGACAGTTTATTCTCCAATTTGGAGGCATCAATTGGCCATCTACATGCAGCGCGCGGG GCTGATTCTTCTGTTGGTGGAAGCTACTCGTTCCCTTTACTATTTGATACACTTCCAGAAGTTAATCAAGGAGGCTCTCAGTGGACCAAATGTGAAATTGCAGATGCCATCAACTTggttaataaaaatatacagaAATTGGACTCCTACTTATCTATTATA GTTGCCAAACACCAAAAGCCAAAGAAAGTAACACAGTACTGGATTCGTTACACATGTGGTGCAGTCGGCCTATCTGTTTGTTCCATGTGGCTCCTAAGGCATAGTCGTTTGATGGGAAGTCCTGATATTGACAATTGGATTCGTGGTGCAAAGGACTCAACTGTTAGCTTCTTTAATGAACATGTGGAGCAACCG CTTTTGTCTATTAGAGATGAACTTTTTGAGACATTTAGGAAGAGAGACAAAGGAGTGATGGAGTTAGAAGAAGTGCAGCTGACTGCAAATTCTTTGCACAG AATGTTATTGACTTTTAGCGAGCAGACGAAAGGACAAAAGTTTCCAGAGAATGCATCAGATCAGGAAATGCTTGAAATAGTTATGGCAAG GTATGAAAAAGAACTTATGCACCCTATTCAAAATCTTCTAAGTGGGGAGCTTGCCCGTGCTCTGCTCATCCAG GTTCAGAAGTTAAAACTAGACATTGAGAC GGCAATGCTTGAACTGGATCAGATTCTCAAGGCAAATGAAATCAACTTTGCTATTCTAGCTGCCTTGCCAgcattttttatttctattgttctGCTGATGTTAGTCCGTGCATGGTTCAAACAG GATACTAAAGCAGAAGGAAGAGGAAGGATTGCTCGGCGCCAAAGGAGGCTAATCTTAGTGGAAGTTGAAAAAAAGATTTTGCAGTACCAAACATTTGTTGACCAAGGACTG gaAAAGGAGTCACAATGCATGTTTGGATTGATGTTATCCAGCTTGGATCGCCTGTTTCATGCTGTTGAGAGGCATGCAAAAGCAACTGGTGAATGGCGATG TTTGAGGCAGGATATTATTGATCTGGGAAAACCCAGCCTTCAAACTACGTATAAGCTTGTAGTGACATCACGAATGGAGCGTGTCTACGAGTGCTTGCTTCCTTCCTTAAAGCAGCAAtag